TTTTCGCAATAGAAATGGGCAACTCACACAGTGTGTGCTTGCAGCTGGCTCACTTGACCTCAAGTTCCATTATGTTCTTGCTGGGTGGGAAGGCTCAGCATCGGAATTACAAGTCTTAAATTCGGCTCTCACAAGGCGTAACAGACTGCAGGTCCCTGAAGGTACATTCTGGTTGTACGACTTTTTAGGCTGTAGCATAGAATCTGACATAATTGACGCGTTCCAAAAGGGATAGATTTAAGGTTCCCTTTGGGTTTGGAGActctcttcaattttttacaTATAAAAGGGCTCTGATATCTTTGTTTCTTCAATCATGacttcataaataaaatataaagacTAATTTTCAtgctttcattaaaaaaaaaaaaaagttgtctgAAGTGAACCGAATAGTTATTACCTGCATCTTCGTGTCTTGGAAAGCAAGGGCAGTTTCACATGTGTGGTGGCAGGTTTCTGAAAACTCATAATGTACTAAAACTCTTTTTTCATACAGGCAGGTACTACCTCGTGGGCACCAAGTATTCGAATTTACCTGGCTTCATATCCCCGTACCATGATGTCCCCTACCACTCAAATGAATTTCCTAGCGGTTATCATCCACAAGATGCAAAAGAGCTCTTCAATCAAAGACACTCTCTGTTGAGAAATGCTGTTGATCGCACCTTCAGGGCATTAAAGGCTAGGTTCCCTATTCTGATGTCAGCTCCTCCATACCCATTACAGACGCAGGTGAAGTTAGTGGTGGCCACTTGCGCAATTCATAATTACATTCGACGGGAGAAACCCGATGACTGGATCTTTAGAATGCATGAGCAGGATAGTTTACTGCAGATGGAGGAGCCGCTACTGCCTCTGGAGGTGGAGCAACAACTGATGATGCATCATGAGAACCGGGATCTGGGTTTTGCTTTTGAAGCTGAAGAAATTGAACTCTCTTCCCGACTCCGAGATGCTATGGCGACTGAGATGTGGAATGACTACATCAATGATATAGCCGTCATTTAGGTATGTGCTCAAATAAACTGACTAGAATAATTATTGTCTGGGTAGTAGCTTGACTCTTTCTATAGTAAAGAAGTGCGATATTCTGCCTTTCCCATTTATCTTCCAATGACTATTTGAGCCTTTTCTCGTTGAACGCTGAATTTATCGGCTACTGCATCTAGCCATTTGAACAGTTCAAGCTCGAATACCCCTACTAGTAAAGCTAGCATTATCGACTTGCCATCTACCACTGGAGGCTCCACTTGCATATCATTTGCATTTTAATAGTTCGGTCCATGAAACTAGTTCTTAGTACCAATTCGGATATGAGGATCAACGAATTCACTTTCGAAGCTGGCAATATCTTCATCCTCCATAAGTGGACCCCACCAGACACGAGACTGCAATCCGAACCTATGCGTGGCCCTTTTGTGCCCATTTAATGCAAAAGGAGTCGCATGATGTGCTGAGCTTCATGCATTGGACCATAcggagaaagagaaaggtcACTGATGATGAGCAAACATGCCCATTCGAGGGAGgacatgaatgaatgaatgaatcaGTAGTTAAAAGCTAGATTCCACGGGAAGGATTGTGACTCGACCTACAAGTTGTAATCATGGCGTCTATGATGCATCGGAGGAATGTCAATCGATCTCAGTGAGTTAGTCACGAACTGATCGAACTTTCCGATAACTGAATTCTCGTTCGAACCTATCATTCGTAGCTTTTATCGCCAACATCTCTTGCTAGTAAGTAATATCTCACGAGAAAGATGACATTTGTTTGGTTCGAACTGGCTGGAGTTCACTGGAGATCAGACTGGACAAGGCTTCATGTTTCGGCTCGGATTCATAGATTCGAAATCCGACCCTAGACATTTTAAGCTTTGATACGATGAATCAAAGCAACATATGCAAATATCAATTGGCTTATATTAATGTGTATGTGCGAGCGtgtctatatacatataaatacatatataaagatCTGTAGTTTCAAACATACACTATtgattaaataaatagataaggTCAGAATTTCAATGTcagtttttaattttattttagattaTGAATACCGAGAGGTGGATAGTAATGAAGAAGGTCAAAGCACCTAATCCTTAGGCACCACAAAAGTCCACCTTGCATTGGCTTTGTAATTGTCATCTTATCCCCTTATTTGCTCCATTtctttaaatatatacataattcaGCTGATGcacatttttattcttttaggACGACAATTTCAACAGAACACTTCCAAAATTACTCTGACGTAGTAATCCCAAAGAAATGGATAGTTACAGTaactaatattaataaataataaaagaagctGTCTTTTCTGCTCTCATATGCATAAATGCAAGCGAATATATAAATGTCAAAATTTCTTGATCATGAATCACTCCTTTCTGGTTGTGATCAAGTCTATATTCGAACGGGAATAACTCAGTCGATAATCGATATGCCAAGGATAACTTGTGATTTCAAAAAAacaaattcttctttttttttttgtctttccaTTTTTGcttcaatattttcttttctgaggAAATCCCACTCCTGACTCCACAGAAAGAGAGAGCACTACAGAGTGAAGAGAGAGAATCCTTCCCCCatttctagagagagaaagtagaGAGAGCAATGCAAGATCCGGCGAATGAGCTCCTGCCACCGCCTTCTTCGCCGACAGCTTCCTCCATCTCCTCCTCCGATCTCGACACTGAGGTCACCTTCTTCCATCTCCAAGCTCCAAGCTTCCCTCCAATTTCTTGAATTTCGTTGCCAttttcgttaatttttttcctttttgtaatTGACTTACAGTCGACGGGGTCGTTCTTCCATGACCGGAGCACGACGCTCGGAACCTTGATGGGGGTGAGCTTCCCGGCGATCACATTCCGAGCGCCGTCCCAGCACCGGGACCCTGACCCGCCATCCGCGGCCCCTTGTGGGAGCGTGACTGCACGGAAGAGCAAGAGGCAGAAGAAGGCCCCGCCACCGTTCACGGCCGCTGTCGTGGCCGAGCGCCGGAGGAGGCGGTGGTGGCGCCTCTGCCGGGACGACGGCGGGAGGCCGGCTTCGCTGGGGGAGTTCCTCGAGATTGAGCGGAGGTTCGGCGACGGCGCATTCTATGAAGGCGCCCCGGCGGCAGAGCTCCAGGGCTCGGTGGCAGCCCAGCCGAGGAATGGGAGGGTCCTGTTCGCTGACGGGAGGGTTCTGCCACCGCAGCCGGCCGACGCAGACGAGGAGACTCCGTCGGCGGCGGCTCTTCGCCGGTGTCTGGTGTCACTGACCGGAACCTGTAGCGGTGGCGTAGGATAAAAAAGGCGTTGCTTGTTTGTCTGTTctctgtttatttattatcggattttgcatttaattaaagtaatgagaaataatttaagctatttattgattaatataattctttttttaattagtgcCTTTGATTACAATTACGTGCTAGAAAGAATCGTTTGGCTTTATAGACTTGTCTTTATGCCTAATTCCCTATCTTTACAGGACACTTGCTATACCCATCAAACAACTGTTCTTCGCAAGAATCCCGAGTTTCCTTATCCGATGCCGTGATATTGAGTTCAACGATTCTATAAAATCAATCAGTATTGGTGATTAACTGTAGTAAAGTATCGAATCCAACAGCAGAAGATGTCGACATCACATCGATGTCGGATCGGCTTGAGGAACTCATCCTAGTGACTGCAAAATACTCAATTGAGAGGAGGAATGGAAAAGAGAGAGTATGGCCAAAATCTATGAACAATTTATATATCCGATCATCGAATTCCTAACTTTCAACGATGGTCTCCAGAGCAGGCTTCCAAGACCTTTGCTTGGAGTACGCCCTCTCGGTCGGGTCCGAACCTTCCCTCTCTGACAAAGCATCGCCGAATTCCAACCTCTTGTTGCTGTCATTCGAAGGGAAAATACATATGGGGAAGATCTTTCCTAGGCTGTTGAAGCCCCCGTGTCGGATGGCCTTGGAGGCTCGGTAACTGAGGGCGCTCATCTCGTCGTGGGTGAGCACGGAGTAGAGGAGGTCCATGGGGAGGATGAAGTAGAAGTGGCGGGGCTCGAGGGCCTCATCTGCGGAGAGGCCCGCCACCCTGTGGCCCACCTTGAGGGAGCCCGACTCGCACACAAAGTAGCCTGAGTTCTCGACCATCAGTTCGCCCACATTGACGGGCCTCACGTGGAGCTGGAGCCGGCCGTTGGGGAGGAGGACCTTGGCAGCCGCGCTCGATAATGAGAGTATTGATGGAGCACAGGAAGTGGCATTGCCCATTTTTTATGAAGACGATTGAGGAGAGCGAGTGTGAGGGAAATTGGGGGATTTGGAAAGGACCAAATCGGAGGATATATAAAACATGGAAGGGAGGTGGCGGTTGGTTGGGATGGAGACAAAGGAGGAGAGATGGTCAGTTGTCAGTTTGCTGCCTTCGAGTTTCTTTTATCTTTGTTTTGAATTCTATTTacatttcaaatttcataatACAAGACGGACCGATCGACACGACATGAGTTCGGCATATAGGAATAGGGAGATCTTGAgtatatttgtaaaattcaCAGGCCATCTCAACGATAACTTCAATTTGATGCGGAGACAATTCTAATTTGATGTGATACAAGCTCGGTTTTGAAGAAGGGAAGTTGCTTTTCGTGTTCTTTTGGAGACTTATCAAAGGGGAAGGTCTGGTTGAGTAATTCAAAATCTGCTTTGTCCTAAAATACTACTGTACATCCCGACGGTTAACAACTGATGCCCAGAAGCGGGCGCTGCGCAGCGTTTCCCATGCAATTTTCCGGGCGAAGATTGATCTATAGAGACCTTTGCTTTCATCCCCATTTAGAAGGTGAATTCAAGTCCGTTCAATAAAATGAGCGTCCGTTTGTAAACTCATGCAATGCATCATTAACCAGACATACTGAATGCAACAATGATATATCTCATCATCGCTGGTTTGTGATTagacctcttttttttttttttttggttgacaGAGTTAACCTCTTGTTTGTTAAGGAGAGACTGGAGAGGGTTGTTGGCTGGCTAATACCTATTTTTAAAGATAATTAGTGAATCAAATTTTCAGATTGTCCCCAATCATCATTTTTAAAATGCTTTTGTACGTTATATGCAAAAACAATGTATGAAATCTATAGAAATCTGCCGAGGAGGGGAAGCACATGGGGAAGGGTTAGGCAATGTTATGCAGTCAGCAGATTGTCAGTTCAGGGAGAGGACAACACCAACCTCAATCATTGGACATGGAGGAGGGTGAACCCcaaaaatttctttcttcCCATGATGTTCTTCTAAAATTAtaatccccaaaaaaaaataatcaattctatcattaataattgaaaaaatatatatttattttttcccttttcaatATTTGgacatttaagaaaaataaagaaacattTGCAGGTGAAAGCCTGTTTATCAGGTTTGCAGTCACTTTCCGTTGCTAGCTTGCATTTGCAACATATTCCATCGACTCTAATTCCCTTTAATGACTTTCATTCATCATTTAAGTAAAGCTTCTATGGACTTCCTGGCATTGATGAGCAAGTGAGATCGAAGAAAAGTGACCCTTCATTTGTAAGGGAAGAGGTCCTAGTCTCCGAGCCCATGACGGATTCTAATGACGTTTTCTTTTCCAGCATAATTTGATCTATATGCCGGTTTTATAGCCGTATCATGAAATAACAATCTTAACTCACCATGATCAAAAGACCTAAAAAACTCACTTAAATATTAGGTATGGCTGGTGGCCAGTTGAGTCCATATGCATAGTTGAATGAAGGGCTAGACAGTCACTTTGCGAGTTATGTTCGGTTGGAAGCTAATACCACACCCCGTTATATTTAAAACATGTGACATCAGCAAAATGTGGCAGTCGAGAGCAAATTATAATCCCGTAAACGGAAGCACGGGGATCAAGTTTACCCGTGAACGTTAGGGAGAACTAAATCGGCTCCAGCATTAGAATAAATGGATCGTGCGGACGCCTCTAGCTTTCCCCCTCTCGTTGTGCCACTCTTTTGTAGCTTAAAAATGCAAGCAATGAAAGAATGTAGGATCCGGATTCCGCAGGATTGTTTCAACAGAATTTCATAGTGAAAGATTTATAATTGATGTGGGATCGGAAAGCAAATTGGTGGGAATTAATAATCATAACATGATTGATTAGGGAAAGTGGCTCAAAGATATAGCAAATGGGCGAAAGAGTTTGGAAGCTGGTGGGTGAAATAGTCCAAAGGATGGACAAATTTGGTGGGGATTCCGTAAGTAAAGAAATAGATGCTGGAGTTAAGGGTTAATCTATTGCTTCAGTTGGTAGTTAggtctttatttatttttttaatagcgAGAATGTTCGCGTTTCACCCAACTAATCTCACAGCCTACGTGAATACGCTGCAAGCCACGGGACAGATAAGTCTAGTCACGGACAGTGCAAGTGGCCCAATATCAAATATTCACTTGCATGATTTCTATGGTAACTTAAACCTGAGACTTCCACGTAAGAGTTACACCCTTTAATATAAGACTAACCCTATTAGGAAagtctttaattttaattttcacggTTAATCCTGTCGTCTTATATATTGTTCATTTATGTATGTGTTTTTTATAGTGCACTAATACAAGAACCTTTGAACCGTATCCATGCCATCCCCTACCATTAAATTGTCCCGTTCTCTTCTTCAGGTGACACAGCGACTGGGGAGGGCACGAATACATGTACAAGGGCATCATAATATTTCTTGTGTATTTATTCGTGGTTCGAgttgaaaatgaaataggtGCTATTAGTAGGTATTAAATGAACAAAATtggagggaaagaaaaaaaaaaaaggggggaaaaaggaGAATCGGGTCAGAGGCTTCTAACAATTGCCCCCACCAGAAAACTGTCTTGTATAGACGGAAATTTGAGACCGAAAATTCTTCGTCCATATTTGCTATGGAATTTGAGATGGAATAGGAATGGATATGGTATAGACGGAAAAATCCGTCTCTACAGTCAACGGCGGAATTAAGGACGGAATTATCCATCTAAATATAGGGTCAGCCCTTTCCGTTCCAATATCCGTCTCTATGTTTTGTGAACGGATTTGGCCGTCCCTACGTCCATGTATATTTTGAGACGGTATAGAACTAGGCAGTTTCTTGGCTCCATCTACCGTTTTGCCTCGGTGATATGGTTGCTGCCCTATTGGGAAGTTCGCATTTGATCACTGCAAGTGATGTGGAGGTGAATTTCAACCAATATAATAGCATATAACGATGATGTAAATGTCCCAATTGGTTAATAACGGCTCGTGAATGCATTTAGGTCTATCGCCAAGGCCTAATTGGTTTTCATACACTCCACATATACCATCTTCATTCTTTAGAAATGTAAATGAACATAAAAAAGCGTCGGTGGGAGCTCTTGAGCACTAACCCAAGAGCCTTTTTTGCAGGTCACCGAGGAGTGGTCGCACTTGAAGGAGCAACttgaagattttttttcgCATTAGGAAAGGGACTCATAACACTAATGGGACGGAGCAAGAAATGGAATGGCAAATTCTCGTATCTGTTTGAAATGATATTAGAGTTAGATGTCATAAGTTATTATACAGGGAATATGTATGCTACTTTTACATAATTCCCGATCACATTAATCCCGTTTCTACGACGGACCAATACTGGCAAGTGGAACACCGGCAAAATATGGTGTAGCCTTATTATAGCaccatagaaaaaaaaaacaaaaaagatgaTACTTGAAGAAGCTCCTCTGCAATTGAAATATTAAGTTCAAATAGTGCAGTTGCGAGTACGCAGTGGGTAATAATCGCCTATTAGACACGGAAACTAATCATTGATAACATGCGATTGTCATCACATCAGTCCGCCGAAGAATGCACCAACTTTCGACCGTAGAGGAGCTTTATCCAAGGTAGGTCTCAAACTATACGCTCGAGCATAaggccttgtttggtttgtgagtataattttaaaatcacaattctaacttaactctatccattacaaaataa
Above is a window of Punica granatum isolate Tunisia-2019 chromosome 7, ASM765513v2, whole genome shotgun sequence DNA encoding:
- the LOC116214914 gene encoding putative nuclease HARBI1, encoding MESSDDEKDGVMTNNQVPRALSHCLASGGAKFVDEVLNGQSESCLDNFRMDKLVFYKLCDILHSRGLLRHTNRIKIEEQLAIFLFIVGHNLRTRAVQELFRYSGETISRHFNNVLNAIVAISLDFFEPPWPEVPQEILEDPRLYPYFKDCVGVVDCIHIPVTVGVDEQGPFRNRNGQLTQCVLAAGSLDLKFHYVLAGWEGSASELQVLNSALTRRNRLQVPEGRYYLVGTKYSNLPGFISPYHDVPYHSNEFPSGYHPQDAKELFNQRHSLLRNAVDRTFRALKARFPILMSAPPYPLQTQVKLVVATCAIHNYIRREKPDDWIFRMHEQDSLLQMEEPLLPLEVEQQLMMHHENRDLGFAFEAEEIELSSRLRDAMATEMWNDYINDIAVI
- the LOC116214915 gene encoding uncharacterized protein At3g17950, encoding MQDPANELLPPPSSPTASSISSSDLDTESTGSFFHDRSTTLGTLMGVSFPAITFRAPSQHRDPDPPSAAPCGSVTARKSKRQKKAPPPFTAAVVAERRRRRWWRLCRDDGGRPASLGEFLEIERRFGDGAFYEGAPAAELQGSVAAQPRNGRVLFADGRVLPPQPADADEETPSAAALRRCLVSLTGTCSGGVG
- the LOC116214916 gene encoding uncharacterized protein LOC116214916 translates to MGNATSCAPSILSLSSAAAKVLLPNGRLQLHVRPVNVGELMVENSGYFVCESGSLKVGHRVAGLSADEALEPRHFYFILPMDLLYSVLTHDEMSALSYRASKAIRHGGFNSLGKIFPICIFPSNDSNKRLEFGDALSEREGSDPTERAYSKQRSWKPALETIVES